In Halorubrum sp. PV6, a single window of DNA contains:
- a CDS encoding TasA family protein: MNDDTTGLSRRKLLAGLGAVGVASAGAGLGTTAYFNDTETFANNSFTAGTLDLKLDYKSTYLGGPGRLSDIQEMGYPDAESLGDGRYLLGEAPTDEQIEEWETLVQSDVFDFCSPEADEFLVNGDGIPIFTLEDVKPGDSGEVTISVHICDNPAYLWMAGEITSNEERGQTEPEIVDEGTDTDGIGELADEIQVCVWYDEDCDNVFEPTGTGERNELEVALVSDVSGSMGGTPLSSLKTAATGFVDNLSSPDEAAAISFSSSATTDQELTNDYQLVKDAINAYSSGGGTSIAAGIDEAADELVNGTNATPGASKVMILLSDGNSSATAATTAADAAKNDDGIRIFTIALGSANTSLLQSLASSPDDAFVAPDPADLDTVYAEIAEIVLEGEQKIIEGSMTDVFAALSEGVPLDGNRIEEGTQAYPGATTQCIGFEWELPFVEAGNEVQTDSISFDIGLYAEQERHNDDPAVTFNGTEANSTSAGN, translated from the coding sequence ATGAATGACGACACAACCGGACTCTCGCGGCGCAAGCTCTTGGCCGGCCTCGGCGCGGTCGGCGTGGCCTCTGCGGGTGCGGGACTCGGAACGACGGCGTATTTCAACGATACAGAAACGTTCGCAAACAACTCCTTTACTGCGGGAACTCTCGATTTAAAACTCGACTACAAATCAACCTACCTCGGCGGCCCCGGCCGCCTGTCGGACATCCAGGAGATGGGCTACCCGGACGCCGAGTCGCTCGGCGACGGGCGGTACCTGCTCGGCGAGGCGCCCACCGATGAGCAGATCGAGGAGTGGGAGACGCTCGTGCAAAGCGACGTCTTCGACTTCTGTTCGCCCGAGGCGGACGAGTTCCTCGTCAACGGCGACGGCATTCCGATCTTCACCCTCGAAGACGTGAAGCCCGGCGACTCCGGCGAAGTGACGATCAGCGTCCACATCTGTGACAACCCGGCGTACCTCTGGATGGCCGGCGAGATCACCAGCAACGAAGAGAGGGGACAGACGGAGCCCGAGATCGTAGACGAGGGCACCGACACGGACGGCATCGGCGAGCTCGCCGACGAGATTCAGGTCTGCGTCTGGTACGACGAAGACTGCGACAACGTCTTCGAGCCCACCGGCACGGGCGAGCGCAACGAACTGGAAGTCGCCCTGGTCAGCGACGTCTCCGGGTCGATGGGCGGAACCCCGCTCTCGTCGCTCAAGACGGCCGCGACGGGCTTCGTGGACAACCTCTCGTCTCCCGACGAGGCGGCGGCTATCTCGTTCAGCTCCAGCGCGACGACAGACCAGGAGCTGACGAACGACTACCAGCTCGTCAAGGACGCCATCAACGCGTACTCCTCGGGCGGCGGAACGTCCATCGCGGCCGGCATCGACGAGGCCGCCGACGAACTGGTGAACGGCACCAACGCCACGCCCGGCGCATCCAAGGTGATGATCCTGCTGAGCGACGGCAACTCCAGTGCGACCGCTGCGACCACCGCGGCGGACGCCGCCAAGAACGACGACGGCATCCGCATCTTCACCATCGCGCTCGGGAGCGCCAACACCTCGCTGCTCCAGAGCCTCGCGAGCTCGCCCGACGACGCGTTCGTCGCGCCCGATCCGGCCGACCTCGACACGGTCTACGCCGAGATCGCGGAGATCGTCTTGGAAGGCGAACAGAAGATCATCGAAGGCTCCATGACCGATGTCTTCGCGGCCCTCTCCGAGGGCGTCCCCCTGGACGGCAACCGCATCGAAGAGGGGACGCAGGCGTACCCCGGTGCGACGACCCAGTGTATCGGCTTCGAGTGGGAGCTCCCGTTCGTCGAGGCGGGCAACGAGGTCCAGACCGACTCGATCTCCTTCGACATCGGCCTCTACGCCGAGCAGGAGCGCCACAACGACGATCCCGCTGTGACGTTTAATGGAACGGAAGCGAACAGCACCAGCGCCGGTAACTGA
- a CDS encoding SipW-dependent-type signal peptide-containing protein gives MNDDTIGLSRRKMLVGLGAVGVASAGAGLGTTAYFNDTETFQGNSLTAGELDLFVHVDYSEDQGSYAQYQTPDGTFIDGNVVGGGEGDPLSIQVSDLKPGDSGEGDFCFSIVNNPAYLWMCGDLTANDENGMNEPETESDETAGGDLADAMQVTVSYCTSDGAKGAEIVSGSLRDVMLALRAGVPLYGDGDPSAPVANRPAFEGVEEPFVDDAPNVAEQCVCFDWIVPTSVGNEIQSDSVEFDFEFYAEQSRHNDGTNNPCVEFDTVLTTDAGPGVDRDGDEQGDATGSWITARVSSGPTTVVQVELDGDMYGGGSSGLGEWPSNPNSYVVEANFDVNTDGLGESPNDDFRFGFGSATSGARSGGIANSTSGASGDGGYIRRNIGTGGNNNRFDTAAEDAPGFLAVESADRLTYTFVIDWTSGLPALSSVPTQFVVKEVFASDGGEGVASPNSSNDGRAAIDNVTDASGVINV, from the coding sequence ATGAACGACGACACTATCGGACTCTCGCGGCGCAAGATGCTGGTCGGACTCGGAGCGGTGGGCGTAGCCTCCGCGGGCGCGGGCCTCGGCACCACGGCGTATTTCAACGACACGGAGACCTTCCAGGGCAACTCCCTCACGGCCGGCGAGCTCGACCTGTTCGTCCACGTCGACTACTCTGAGGACCAGGGCAGCTACGCGCAGTACCAGACCCCTGACGGGACCTTCATTGACGGCAACGTCGTCGGGGGCGGCGAGGGCGATCCTCTCAGCATTCAGGTCTCCGACCTGAAGCCCGGAGACTCCGGCGAGGGTGATTTCTGCTTCTCTATCGTCAACAATCCGGCGTACTTGTGGATGTGCGGCGATCTGACGGCGAACGACGAGAACGGGATGAACGAGCCCGAAACGGAGTCGGACGAAACCGCCGGCGGCGACCTCGCCGACGCGATGCAGGTGACCGTCTCGTACTGTACGAGCGACGGCGCGAAGGGCGCCGAGATCGTCTCCGGCTCGCTCCGGGACGTGATGCTGGCGCTCCGCGCCGGCGTCCCGCTGTACGGTGACGGCGACCCGAGCGCGCCGGTGGCGAACCGCCCCGCGTTCGAGGGCGTCGAGGAGCCGTTCGTCGACGATGCGCCGAACGTCGCGGAGCAGTGCGTCTGCTTCGATTGGATCGTTCCCACCAGCGTCGGGAACGAGATCCAGTCCGACTCCGTCGAATTCGACTTCGAGTTCTACGCCGAGCAGTCGCGTCACAACGACGGGACGAACAACCCCTGCGTCGAGTTCGACACCGTCCTGACGACCGACGCCGGTCCGGGCGTCGACCGCGACGGCGACGAGCAGGGCGACGCGACGGGGAGCTGGATCACCGCGCGGGTGAGCAGCGGCCCCACCACGGTCGTGCAGGTGGAGCTCGACGGCGACATGTACGGCGGCGGCAGTTCCGGTCTCGGCGAGTGGCCGAGCAACCCGAACTCCTACGTCGTCGAGGCCAACTTCGACGTCAACACCGACGGGCTCGGTGAGAGCCCGAACGACGACTTCCGGTTCGGCTTCGGCAGCGCGACCTCCGGTGCCCGGTCCGGTGGCATCGCGAACAGCACGAGCGGCGCGAGCGGTGACGGCGGGTACATCCGTCGCAACATCGGCACCGGCGGAAACAACAACCGCTTCGACACCGCCGCGGAGGACGCGCCCGGCTTCCTCGCGGTCGAGAGCGCCGACCGGCTGACCTACACGTTCGTCATCGACTGGACGAGCGGCCTGCCGGCGCTGTCGAGCGTTCCGACCCAGTTCGTCGTGAAGGAGGTCTTCGCCAGCGACGGCGGCGAGGGCGTCGCGTCGCCGAACAGCTCGAACGACGGCCGCGCGGCCATCGACAACGTCACCGACGCGTCGGGGGTCATCAACGTCTAG